A DNA window from Trypanosoma brucei brucei TREU927 chromosome 11 chr11_scaffold01 genomic scaffold, whole genome shotgun sequence contains the following coding sequences:
- a CDS encoding protein kinase, putative (curated by M. Parsons, P. Ward, J. Mottram; similar to GB:AAO86687.1: long flagella protein LF4 {Chlamydomonas reinhardtii}), protein MRVMRHLSKEVETEFNYEISKVKLGSGSSGVVFLARHRVTHELAAVKRLYMRGAPECMKISQQHNSQSDNTNDAHIGGNTLAPASPAKSSSHRMQTSDKNSNPVSGNRSNELCEEKIFSHYTSMKRERALSEDTSPPAAICPPWLPCEYASMKYLGPHPHIVRFLGNCADVNGVSYFAMELMDSDLGKELRAGNASFMEEEAIRPLLYCVSSAIVHLHERGVAHRDIKPSNVLLKFVGDMCPTEEEHGMPNGGDKAFPSSDETKDVGSLRTKHVKASLGDFSTAHFASQSESVGGFCGTLYYKSPEQLLGQAKDFLACDMWALGCTMFEMITGSVAFRGSNDLQVFHQICSQLGTDFQQYPKNTHEQTMFDGISGVSTEFIDLLKGLLALDPCERLRAEEVLRHPFFRSIHQGCGTQETAAELTFPMKIYCAVPPGVVRLARFKPIICAHTTRSGTTKVSGSTETKFGMSQSDSQASRTLHGSDVWPSLISGMPSPLQRSALQPSSDGNEGPLRRFTSTLSCGKKYSVTRRLSVSSSVTMMSNGAVQKPDDFTGISDISASLAALNFSPIPSVAKCCGATSAERSFSPLGTHVSAPGSCHPAPIPLKSSHSFATKSRHPEHQHDSTFASNGYPPPRRVLFDSDTTDGNDVDESVNLMLHNSGDSPKVRKVLFE, encoded by the coding sequence ATGAGGGTGATGAGACACCTCTCAAAAGAGGTTGAGACAGAGTTCAATTATGAGATTAGTAAAGTGAAGCTTGGTTCTGGTAGTAGTGGTGTGGTGTTTCTCGCACGGCACCGCGTAACTCATGAACTCGCCGCCGTGAAACGTCTTTACATGCGTGGAGCCCCCGAGTGTATGAAGATCTCGCAGCAACATAACAGCCAGTCTGATAACACCAATGACGCACATATTGGAGGAAACACTTTGGCACCAGCATCACCCGCCAAGAGTAGTTCGCACAGGATGCAGACAAGCGATAAGAACAGTAACCCTGTTAGCGGCAACCGTTCAAATGAGctttgtgaagaaaaaattttttctcaCTACACAAGTATGAAGCGTGAACGAGCACTTTCCGAAGACACTTCACCTCCTGCAGCCATTTGTCCTCCGTGGTTACCGTGTGAATACGCTAGCATGAAGTATCTTGGCCCCCATCCGCATATCGTTCGGTTCCTGGGAAATTGTGCGGATGTAAACGGGGTTTCGTACTTTGCCATGGAACTCATGGATAGTGATCTCGGGAAGGAACTGCGTGCTGGAAACGCAAGTTttatggaggaggaggccatCAGACCACTGCTTTATTGCGTAAGTTCTGCCATTGTTCATCTCCACGAGCGAGGCGTTGCACATCGGGATATTAAACCAAGTAATGTTCTTCTTAAGTTTGTTGGGGATATGTGTCCCACAGAGGAGGAGCACGGGATGCCTAACGGAGGCGACAAGGCCTTTCCATCGTCGGACGAGACAAAAGATGTTGGTTCTCTCCGAACAAAACATGTAAAAGCGTCGTTGGGTGACTTTAGTACAGCTCATTTTGCAAGCCAAAGCGAGAGTGTCGGTGGATTCTGCGGCACACTTTACTACAAGTCCCCGGAGCAGCTGCTTGGTCAGGCTAAAGACTTTCTCGCATGCGACATGTGGGCCCTCGGTTGCACAATGTTTGAAATGATAACAGGATCGGTTGCTTTCCGAGGATCAAATGATTTGCAGGTTTTTCACCAGATTTGCTCACAACTCGGTACGGACTTTCAGCAGTACCCGAAGAATACACATGAACAAACCATGTTTGACGGAATTTCTGGTGTGTCTACGGAGTTCATTGACTTGCTTAAGGGACTTCTTGCACTAGATCCGTGTGAACGCTTGAGAGCGGAGGAAGTTCTGAGGcatcctttttttcgttccatTCATCAGGGATGTGGAACCCAAGAAACCGCAGCGGAGTTGACTTTTCCTATGAAAATTTATTGTGCAGTGCCTCCAGGGGTGGTTCGGTTGGCGAGATTCAAACCTATTATTTGTGCACACACCACACGTTCTGGAACGACGAAAGTTAGTGGTTCTACGGAAACTAAATTTGGTATGAGTCAGTCGGATAGTCAAGCTTCGAGAACTCTGCATGGAAGCGATGTGTGGCCGTCGCTTATCAGCGGCATGCCGAGCCCTCTCCAACGATCCGCTTTGCAACCTTCCAGCGATGGCAATGAAGGTCCTCTCCGTCGTTTTACGTCAACCCTCAGCTGTGGGAAAAAATATTCAGTCACCCGGCGTCTCTCCGTTTCTTCGTCCGTTACTATGATGAGCAATGGGGCTGTACAAAAACCGGATGACTTTACAGGTATTTCCGACATCAGTGCATCACTTGCGGCGTTGAATTTTAGTCCAATTCCTTCAGTCGCAAAGTGTTGTGGCGCTACTTCTGCGGAGCGAAGCTTCTCCCCTCTCGGCACACATGTGTCAGCGCCAGGTTCATGTCATCCGGCGCCAATTCCACTAAAATCATCGCATAGTTTTGCTACAAAGAGCCGTCACCCAGAGCATCAACACGACTCAACGTTTGCTAGTAATGGCTATCCGCCGCCACGGCGTGTGTTATTTGACAGTGATACCACTGATGGTAATGATGTAGATGAAAGCGTGAACTTAATGCTTCACAACAGTGGAGACTCCCCAAAAGTTCGCAAGGTGCTGTTTGAGTGA
- a CDS encoding sugar transporter, putative, translating into MKWRVKIFAALGGFLFGYDTSVINGALFQMKEHFDFPAHSWISGLIVSIAIAGAFVGAFASGFISVRWGRRSCIALADIFFTLGSIMMAFAPNVEVIFVGRAIVGLGIGICSATIPVYLAEITSAGNRGSSIVFNNVCLTGAQFIASVVTALLVQFTGTNFGWRVALGLGAVPSVIQFVGLIFFLPESPRWYLATGRVEKALKTSEMYDIDIVDCAEGGGLVIDYRALFSTVMRRRLLIGCMLHILQQTSGINTIMYYSSVILYDAGFKDPKTPVLLSIPLAAINTLFSLFGVFTVDRWGRRLLLQISACGCFVVTVGMTVVGFMLDKQIPYEIGGWIFLSLLGFYLVFFAPGLGAMPWVVMGEIFPNTLRTSAASVATMCNWGSNALVSQVFPIVLGSIGVGGTFSLLCACIIAAVLFIQFFVVETKGLTLEEIEEMFDPRARHRGSDGSQCSESCSKTERENEGEGTDHGLNQAETARAPI; encoded by the coding sequence ATGAAGTGGCGCGTGAAGATATTTGCTGCACTCGGTGGGTTTCTTTTTGGATACGACACCAGTGTAATAAATGGCGCTCTCTTTCAAATGAAGGAACATTTCGATTTTCCAGCACATTCATGGATATCCGGCCTCATTGTCAGCATTGCCATAGCGGGGGCGTTCGTTGGCGCATTTGCATCCGGCTTCATTTCAGTACGGTGGGGTCGACGGTCGTGCATCGCCTTGGCTGATATATTCTTCACTTTGGGCTCTATCATGATGGCTTTTGCTCCTAATGTGGAGGTGATATTTGTCGGACGCGCCATTGTGGGTTTAGGCATTGGTATATGCTCTGCAACAATTCCAGTGTACTTGGCAGAAATTACGTCAGCCGGTAACCGTGGGTCTAGCATTGTGTTTAACAATGTATGTCTCACTGGGGCGCAATTCATTGCTTCAGTTGTAACCGCGCTGCTTGTGCAGTTCACCGGGACAAATTTTGGCTGGCGTGTAGCTCTTGGTTTGGGCGCCGTTCCGTCGGTAATACAGTTTGTCGGTTTGATATTCTTTCTCCCAGAAAGTCCGCGGTGGTACCTTGCTACTGGCAGAGTTGAGAAGGCACTGAAAACATCTGAGATGTATGATATTGATATTGTCGATTGTGCGGAAGGAGGGGGACTCGTTATTGATTATCGTGCCCTCTTTTCAACGGTGATGCGGCGACGACTACTAATTGGTTGCATGCTCCACATATTGCAGCAAACCTCAGGCATTAATACAATTATGTATTATAGTTCTGTGATACTGTATGACGCAGGTTTTAAAGATCCTAAAACACCAGTATTGTTGTCGATTCCGCTCGCTGCAATCAACACACTCTTCTCACTCTTCGGTGTCTTTACTGTTGATCGCTGGGGTCGTCGTCTGCTACTTCAGATTAGCGCATGCGGTTGTTTCGTCGTTACGGTTGGTATGACAGTTGTTGGTTTTATGCTTGACAAACAAATTCCATACGAAATCGGTGGTTGGATATTTCTTTCTCTACTTGGTTTCTACCTTGTGTTCTTTGCACCTGGTCTCGGTGCTATGCCATGGGTTGTCATGGGGGAAATATTTCCCAACACGCTTCGTACATCTGCGGCTTCTGTTGCAACAATGTGCAATTGGGGTTCGAATGCTCTTGTTTCACAGGTGTTCCCAATTGTTTTGGGAAGCATAGGAGTTGGTGGAACCTTTAGTTTGCTATGTGCATGTATCATTGCCGCGGTATTATTCATACAATTCTTTGTggtggaaacaaaggggcTCACACTGGAGGAAATTGAGGAAATGTTCGACCCGAGAGCGCGCCACAGGGGGAGCGACGGTTCCCAATGCAGTGAAAGTTGTAGCAAAAcggaaagagaaaatgaaggagagggaacgGATCATGGATTGAACCAAGCGGAAACCGCCCGTGCGCCCATTTAG
- a CDS encoding aldo/keto reductase, putative, with product MDRIPYLVSSGGMQIPHMGIGTYELRGKECEEAVLSALKLGFRLIDTAAGYRNEEYVGAAIRASGVPRFELFIVVKIAPKVTRTEEAVETCIRESVRKLCIDYADCVLIHWPGCGGRMPHETEEHKAARRRCWKVMTALQQEGIVRHLGVSNFAGRHFAALSEDGSEATLFAEGKVNKPVVNQIELHPLCVQKDVCDYCKEHGIILQQYSPLGQCNAKLIEHPALCSVVKDTFSGFSVHDVLLLWGLSQGFCVIVRSKSKKHIERNWEVAKSFFSEGALTKVHLERLRDLRELMKVEGTEDHHFCWHSNTID from the coding sequence ATGGACCGTATTCCATATTTGGTTTCATCTGGTGGGATGCAAATTCCTCATATGGGTATTGGCACCTATGAGTTACGTGGTAAGGAGTGCGAAGAGGCAGTTTTATCAGCATTAAAACTTGGGTTCCGTCTAATCGACACAGCTGCTGGATATAGAAACGAGGAATATGTTGGAGCCGCTATTCGAGCAAGTGGCGTGCCCCGCTTTGAGCTTTTCATTGTCGTGAAAATTGCTCCAAAGGTAACAAGAACGGAGGAAGCCGTCGAGACATGCATCCGTGAGAGTGTGCGGAAACTTTGCATTGATTACGCCGATTGTGTATTAATTCACTGGCCCGGTTGCGGTGGGCGCATGCCACATGAAACAGAGGAACACAAAGCCGcacgccgccgctgctgGAAAGTAATGACAGCCCTTCAGCAGGAAGGGATCGTTCGCCATTTGGGCGTGTCAAATTTTGCTGGAAGACATTTTGCTGCACTTTCTGAAGATGGGTCGGAGGCAACACTGTTTGCGGAAGGGAAAGTCAACAAACCAGTGGTGAATCAGATAGAGTTGCATCCCTTGTGTGTGCAGAAAGATGTCTGTGACTACTGTAAGGAACACGGCATAATACTTCAACAATACTCTCCTTTAGGACAGTGCAACGCCAAACTTATCGAACATCCGGCTCTTTGCTCCGTGGTGAAGGACACATTCTCTGGGTTTTCTGTCCATGATgtactgttgttgtggggACTGAGCCAAGGCTTTTGTGTAATCGTCCGAAGCAAATCAAAGAAACATATTGAGCGTAATTGGGAGGTCGCGAAAAGTTTCTTCTCGGAGGGAGCCCTCACTAAGGTACATTTAGAACGGTTACGGGACTTGAGGGAACTCATGAAAGTTGAGGGAACGGAAGACCACCATTTTTGTTGGCATAGCAACACGATAGATTAA
- a CDS encoding signal recognition particle 54 kDa (similar to similar to Signal recognition particle 54 kDa protein (SRP54). (Swiss-Prot:P13624) (Homo sapiens;Canis familiaris)), which produces MVLAELGQKIGAAISKMSSKSFVGEDDVKEFLNEVARALLQADVNVKTVKELQQNVRAEVAITAEAAGLNKRKMLQTAVFNGIKKMLDPGVKPFIPAKGKTSIVMFVGLQGSGKTTSCTKYAAYFQRKGLKTGLVCADTFRAGAYDQLRQNATKAKVRFYGSLTEADPVIIAKEGVLELKKEKYDLIIVDTSGRHKQESALFEEMKQVQQAVKPNDIVFVMSATDGQGIEEQARQFKEKVPIGSVIVTKLDGQAKGGGALAAVAMTKSPIVFIGTGEHFDDFELFQPESFVSRMLGMGDMRALVDSMKDANIDTDSELYKRFQDGQFTLRDMYEHLQNVLKMGSVSKIMDMIPGMSGFTGNAGDAGDVTLKTFIHMMDSMTAAELDDSRVKKTMTPTRIHRIARGSGHTILEVHNLITSYTKFEDVVKKMGKVNFKAMTQDSSTAFSGKMGQQQVLQLAKALNPTMLRQIGGLTGLQDIMKQLQSIK; this is translated from the coding sequence ATGGTGTTAGCAGAACTCGGACAAAAGATCGGGGCGGCGATCTCCAAAATGTCATCCAAGTCGTTTGTCGGCGAGGATGACGTGAAGGAGTTTTTAAATGAGGTTGCTCGAGCACTTCTTCAAGCCGATGTGAACGTCAAAACGGTGAAGGAGCTCCAGCAAAATGTCCGTGCCGAAGTCGCCATTACGGCAGAAGCAGCGGGGCTAAACAAACGCAAGATGCTTCAGAccgccgttttcaatggaATCAAAAAAATGCTTGACCCTGGTGTGAAGCCATTTATACCTGCCAAGGGTAAGACAAGCATTGTGATGTTTGTGGGGTTGCAAGGATCCGGGAAAACGACGTCATGCACTAAGTACGCTGCATACTTCCAGCGTAAAGGCCTAAAGACGGGTTTAGTGTGTGCCGACACCTTCAGAGCCGGAGCCTACGACCAATTACGCCAGaatgcaacaaaagcaaaagtacGCTTTTATGGTTCGTTGACCGAGGCCGATCCGGTCATCATTGCCAAAGAGGGAGTGTTGGAgctgaagaaggaaaaatatgATCTCATTATCGTCGACACTAGTGGGCGCCACAAGCAGGAATCGGCACTGTTCGAAGAGATGAAGCAGGTGCAGCAGGCAGTGAAACCAAATGATATTGTTTTCGTAATGAGTGCAACAGATGGGCAGGGTATAGAAGAACAAGCGCGACAGTTCAAGGAAAAGGTGCCTATTGGTTCCGTCATCGTTACAAAGCTTGATGGTCAGGCAAAAGGTGGTGGTGCCCTTGCGGCTGTAGCAATGACAAAGAGCCCTATTGTGTTCATTGGAACGGGTGAACACTTCGACGATTTTGAACTGTTTCAACCAGAAAGTTTTGTCAGCCGAATGCTTGGTATGGGCGACATGCGGGCATTGGTAGACAGCATGAAGGACGCAAACATTGACACTGATAGCGAATTGTATAAGCGCTTTCAAGATGGACAATTCACCCTACGGGACATGTACGAACATTTACAAAACGTTCTCAAAATGGGGTCGGTCAGCAAAATTATGGATATGATTCCTGGTATGTCAGGCTTTACTGGGAATGCCGGTGACGCTGGTGACGTGACACTAAAAACGTTTATCCACATGATGGACAGTATGACCGCTGCTGAACTTGACGACTCTCGAGTAAAAAAGACAATGACTCCGACCCGTATTCACCGAATTGCTAGGGGAAGTGGTCATACCATTCTGGAGGTGCACAACCTCATCACTAGCTATACCAAATTCGAGGAtgtggtaaaaaaaatggggaaggtGAACTTTAAGGCCATGACGCAAGATTCCAGTACCGCCTTCTCTGGAAAAATGGGGCAGCAGCAGGTACTGCAGTTAGCAAAGGCGCTTAATCCCACAATGCTACGCCAGATAGGTGGACTTACAGGCCTCCAGGACATAATGAAGCAACTTCAGAGCATAAAGTGA
- a CDS encoding DNA repair/recombination protein RAD54, protein MPVFRNSTGFVTPFRIPSAVSREDSSSTTTTPRSSTVLQRQKREVVYPDSRGSSGNEVVAARLAKRANIDYHQPIKENKTFPNHGGPNTEVHDDNASEKTTEEGPVSSKPSVPPTSGVQQQQPQETAPVSTDAAGADEGSVEKSTEIVSLYPVSPHGCLYFQVETEAATRHDSVGIIVINTELLGVMMYDCAGRQYGNRPEPGYPISEEDMKSAKAGAKLKVGQKSVLLVTALLEESFRSGEFFLRSEHLSRKREEDKKAKEEAAAAAAPRRVVPKMTLGETLLGNMFASPIFRKRPREGQTGFVVPIAGRVKPGTSGIGAELKSLHDPDREGAVVLFHAHYKRDVNGRLQVSVVVDPIIGDKLRPHQRIGVKFLFDCITGQRMPGYHGAILADEMGLGKTIQTVATVYTCLKQGRYGVPTARKCLIVTPSSLVKNWCNEFDKWLGVGAVKYLSISESTPKGDRIISRFDGDGDVLVISYDQLRKYISRISTLKSVELVVCDEGHKLKNAEVKTTKAVDMLPTRNRIILSGTPIQNDLSEFHAMVGFVNPGILGTRDVFGRVFEEPVTLGRDPDCPEHLRMLGADRAHYLSTLTQRFILRRTQSINESYLPPKVDLTVFVRLGEKQREAYEKISAIVESSQCTPLVLISSLRKLCNHMDLFHEAVVSSNGDQKGKGGGIPKSVLPKGYKVGTLSQEVGSKMQFVSLMLDELCSNGDHDKLVIVSNFTQTLDVIAAMCKTKKISFFQLDGSMPIKRRQEVVDRFNVPNSQEIVFLLSSKAGGVGLNLIGANRLILFDPDWNPANDAQAMGRVWRDGQKKRVFIYRLLSTGSIEEKIYQRQVSKQGLSANVVDMQTDSKQHFTLEELRSLFRFRSDTDSETHDLLHCTSCEAVMNSGGGRASGRARLKEQEAPMKFRPVTVKKSGPRMDELKGWRHFSQCATFPLDKVIRAIATAAPGICSFIFADERDNTATTASKDGKGGKSGGAKVEPVMKVERAFAEDEEAIICMSQTEEMVRESQLEIEIHEDDDDDDYPSGDD, encoded by the coding sequence ATGCCAGTTTTTCGTAATTCCACTGGTTTTGTCACTCCCTTTCGAATTCCGAGTGCGGTAAGCAGAGAAGACTCATCgtcaaccacaacaacacctCGCTCTTCTACTGTGTTGCAACGACAAAAGCGGGAGGTGGTGTACCCAGATTCCAGAGGCAGTTCAGGCAATGAAGTAGTTGCAGCGCGTCTAGCTAAACGCGCAAACATTGATTACCATCAACCAATAAAAGAGAACAAAACCTTTCCCAACCATGGAGGGCCCAATACTGAAGTTCACGATGATAACGCCAGTGAGAAGACGACAGAAGAAGGCCCAGTTTCGTCGAAGCCGTCTGTTCCTCCGACAAGTGgtgtgcaacagcaacaaccacAGGAAACGGCACCTGTTTCTACGGATGCTGCGGGAGCGGATGAAGGAAGTGTTGAGAAAAGTACCGAAATTGTTTCTCTGTATCCGGTAAGTCCCCATGGCTGTCTTTATTTTCAAGTGGAAACAGAGGCGGCCACCCGTCACGACTCAGTCGGTATTATTGTCATCAACACGGAACTTCTGGGTGTCATGATGTACGACTGTGCAGGAAGACAATATGGCAACAGACCAGAACCCGGCTACCCTATATCGGAAGAAGATATGAAGAGCGCTAAAGCCGGTGCCAAACTTAAGGTGGGGCAAAAAAGTGTACTTCTCGTTACTGCGCTATTGGAGGAATCATTCCGAAGCGGTGAGTTCTTCCTTCGGTCTGAGCACCTTTCTCgtaagagggaagaggacaaaaaggcgaaggaagaagcagctgcagcagctgctcCTCGGCGAGTAGTGCCAAAAATGACATTGGGTGAAACTTTACTAGGGAATATGTTTGCCTCACCCATTTTCCGTAAGCGACCGCGTGAGGGTCAAACTGGGTTCGTTGTTCCAATTGCTGGACGTGTGAAACCTGGAACCAGCGGAATTGGTGCTGAGTTGAAGTCTTTGCACGATCCTGACCGAGAAGGAGCAGTGGTACTTTTTCATGCTCACTACAAACGGGACGTTAATGGCCGTCTGCAAGTTTCGGTTGTTGTGGATCCGATTATTGGTGACAAACTTCGACCGCATCAGCGAATCGGGGTGAAGTTTCTTTTCGATTGCATTACGGGTCAGCGGATGCCCGGCTACCACGGTGCCATCTTAGCAGATGAAATGGGTCTTGGAAAAACCATTCAAACAGTTGCTACCGTTTATACTTGTCTCAAACAAGGGAGGTATGGGGTACCCACAGCACGAAAGTGTTTGATCGTTACCCCATCTTCCCTAGTGAAGAATTGGTGCAACGAGTTTGACAAATGGTTGGGTGTGGGGGCTGTTAAATATCTCTCTATATCGGAGTCCACACCAAAAGGCGATCGCATCATTTCTCGCTTCGATGGCGACGGTGATGTTCTCGTCATTTCGTACGATCAGCTACGCAAATACATCAGTCGCATTTCGACGCTGAAGTCGGTTGAGTTAGTTGTCTGCGATGAGGGACACAAACTGAAAAATGCAGAGGTGAAAACAACGAAAGCAGTTGATATGCTCCCTACGCGGAACCGCATCATCCTTAGCGGTACACCCATTCAAAACGACTTATCAGAATTTCATGCCATGGTGGGGTTTGTTAACCCCGGTATCTTAGGCACTCGTGATGTCTTCGGTCGCGTATTTGAGGAACCCGTGACGCTTGGACGGGACCCCGACTGTCCTGAGCATCTCCGGATGTTGGGAGCCGACCGCGCACATTACCTTTCCACTTTAACCCAGCGCTTCATTCTTCGGCGCACGCAATCCATTAATGAGTCGtacctcccaccgaaggttGATCTTACAGTGTTCGTACGACTGGGTGAAAAGCAGCGCGAGGCGTATGAGAAGATTTCTGCTATCGTGGAGAGCTCGCAGTGTACCCCGCTTGTTCTGATCTCGTCATTGAGGAAACTTTGTAATCACATGGATCTCTTCCACGAGGCGGTGGTTAGCTCCAATGGGGATCAGAAGGGTAAGGGTGGTGGAATTCCCAAATCGGTGCTTCCGAAAGGCTACAAGGTTGGGACTCTTTCCCAAGAGGTGGGCAGCAAGATGCagtttgtttccctcatGCTAGACGAGTTATGCAGTAATGGGGATCACGACAAACTAGTGATCGTTTCGAACTTCACTCAAACACTGGACGTCATTGCTGCCATGTGTAAAACCAAAAAGATTAGTTTCTTTCAGCTCGACGGTAGTATGCCCATCAAAAGGCGGCAGGAGGTGGTTGATCGGTTCAATGTCCCCAATTCTCAAGAGATTgttttcttgctttcttcCAAGGCTGGTGGAGTAGGCCTCAATCTTATTGGAGCGAATCGGCTAATTCTATTTGATCCTGACTGGAACCCTGCTAACGATGCACAAGCTATGGGTAGAGTGTGGCGTGATGGACAGAAGAAGCGTGTCTTCATATATCGTCTTTTAAGTACCGGTTCAATTGAGGAGAAGATTTACCAGCGACAGGTCAGTAAGCAAGGCCTCTCTGCAAACGTTGTTGATATGCAAACAGACTCAAAGCAACACTTTACACTGGAAGAACTTCGGtcactttttcgttttcggaGTGACACCGACTCAGAAACACACGATCTTCTGCATTGCACGAGTTGTGAAGCGGTTATGAATTCAGGGGGTGGCAGGGCCTCTGGAAGAGCAAGATTAAAAGAGCAGGAAGCACCAATGAAGTTCCGCCCTGTAACTGTGAAAAAGAGCGGACCCCGTATGGACGAACTAAAAGGGTGGAGGCATTTCTCTCAGTGTGCAACTTTCCCCTTGGACAAAGTTATACGTGCCATAGCCACGGCAGCACCGGGCATCTGCAGTTTCATCTTTGCTGATGAGCGTGACAACACCGCGACGACCGCATCGAAAGATGGCAAGGGAGGTAAGAGTGGTGGTGCCAAGGTTGAACCCGTGATGAAAGTGGAGCGGGCTTTTGCTGAAGACGAGGAAGCAATTATATGCATGAGCCAAACAGAGGAGATGGTAAGAGAGTCTCAACTTGAGATTGAGATCcatgaggatgatgatgatgatgattatcCCTCTGGTGACGATTAG
- a CDS encoding malic enzyme, putative: MTHQSTDVSGPCGAAVLTNRYLNRGTAFTIEERKQLHILGQLPTVVETLEQQVKRAYNQMKSCGKPIDQYQQLAALHATNTTLYYATIFAHLEETLPIIYTPTVGEACQRYSSLLFRERGLYLCRTYKGMFRTIMRDSGYENPKVVVITDGSRILGLGDLGANGVGISIGKCSLYVAGAGINPKNVVPVVLDAGTDNAAMLSDDNYIGVRQKRPSDEDFYALLDEFMEAASEAWPEAVIQFEDFSNNHCFDMLERYQNKYRCFNDDIQGTGAVIAAGFLNAVKLSKVDPLDHRIVVFGAGSAAIGVVDNIAELTAQLYNLKSDDVKKTFYLVDTKGLVTTTRGDKLASHKVSLARTDVSAEDSAKLKTLEDVVNFVKPTTLLGLGGVGPVFTESMVKGILNNTKRPIIFPLSNPTSKSEITADNAFKWTDGKAIVASGSPFPPTTLNGKTYKASQGNNLYVFPGIGLGCAIAKPAYIPNDLLIAASRCLNGLVSKVGLEDGSLYPPLSDIHNISANIATDVIMEAQRLKIDNNSSLPRTRAELMDYVKHAMWKPEYPTGILPDE, translated from the coding sequence ATGACGCATCAATCAACTGATGTGTCCGGGCCGTGTGGCGCTGCCGTTCTAACAAATCGTTATCTCAACAGAGGAACCGCCTTTACCATTGAAGAGCGCAAACAGTTGCATATTCTCGGGCAGCTTCCTACAGTTGTTGAAACCCTGGAGCAGCAGGTGAAGCGTGCGTACAATCAGATGAAGAGCTGTGGCAAGCCCATCGATCAGTACCAACAGCTTGCTGCACTTCACGCTACAAATACAACCCTTTATTACGCGACCATCTTTGCGCACCTTGAGGAAACACTTCCCATTATTTACACACCTACAGTGGGAGAGGCTTGCCAACGGTACAGCAGCCTTTTGTTTCGTGAGCGCGGGCTGTACTTATGCCGCACGTACAAGGGTATGTTCCGTACCATCATGCGCGATTCAGGGTACGAGAATCCGAAAGTTGTTGTAATAACTGATGGTTCTCGCATCTTGGGTCTTGGTGACCTCGGAGCAAACGGTGTGGGCATCAGCATTGGCAAATGTTCACTATATGTTGCCGGCGCCGGAATCAATCCAAAGAATGTTGTCCCCGTTGTACTTGACGCAGGGACAGATAATGCGGCTATGTTGAGTGACGATAATTATATCGGTGTGCGCCAAAAACGCCCCTCTGACGAGGATTTCTACGCTTTGTTGGATGAGTTCATGGAGGCTGCGAGTGAAGCATGGCCGGAAGCCGTTATACAATTTGAGGACTTCAGCAACAACCATTGTTTTGACATGCTTGAGCGGTACCAAAACAAGTATCGATGCTTCAATGATGATATTCAGGGAACTGGTGCTGTAATTGCTGCAGGCTTCCTAAATGCTGTGAAGCTTTCAAAGGTGGATCCCCTTGACCATCGTATTGTTGTGTTTGGCGCTGGTTCCGCTGCTATTGGTGTGGTGGACAATATTGCGGAGCTCACTGCACAACTGTACAACCTCAAGTCCGATGATGTGAAGAAGACATTTTATCTCGTTGACACAAAGGGTCTCGTTACCACTACGCGTGGCGACAAGTTGGCCTCCCATAAAGTGTCACTGGCTCGTACCGATGTCTCTGCAGAAGATTCAGCGAAATTGAAGACGTTGGAAGACGTTGTAAATTTTGTGAAACCGACAACGCTCCTCGGACTTGGCGGCGTGGGCCCGGTATTCACGGAGAGCATGGTGAAGGGTATTCTAAACAACACGAAACGGCCAATTATatttccactttccaaccCCACCAGCAAATCTGAGATCACCGCAGACAACGCCTTCAAGTGGACCGATGGTAAGGCAATTGTTGCCTCAGGAAGTCCCTTCCCGCCCACAACTCTGAACGGCAAGACATACAAGGCATCCCAAGGTAACAATTTGTATGTTTTCCCCGGTATTGGACTTGGTTGTGCCATCGCGAAACCGGCGTATATTCCCAATGATTTACTTATTGCCGCTTCTCGCTGCCTTAACGGCCTTGTTTCAAAGGTGGGGCTTGAAGATGGATCTCTGTACCCTCCTCTGAGTGATATCCACAACATTTCTGCCAACATTGCTACCGATGTCATTATGGAAGCACAGCGCTTGAAGATTGACAACAACTCTTCGTTGCCCCGCACACGAGCGGAGTTGATGGATTATGTGAAGCATGCCATGTGGAAGCCGGAGTATCCAACAGGCATTCTCCCTGACGAGTAA